The following proteins are co-located in the Sulfurospirillum deleyianum DSM 6946 genome:
- a CDS encoding ATP-dependent DNA helicase, which yields MSLSLKLIEILQTRHVLLTGGAGVGKSYLVGEVVTNLRKIGKQVVVLGSTGVSAVNVNGQTVHSFFAFGICAHLDELMRHDRYAKARLSEIKKVLARCDLLVIDEISMVSADLLDMIYYRLRNNGFEGSILFVGDFFQLPPVSKGKEGSLLGGLEYAFESSAWSAFNPRVVELTKTKRTQDERFFEHLRLIRKGTLTPETLSYLEALRGNVNVWEAEPTVLFGRNKEAELLNIQKLAQIKSEPILLKAKEKVHEKSLHVNKIEGWKNALPVPADLTLKVGAKVLFCTNKWGKYYNGERGIVHAIDEKEVVVEKEGDLVRVERQEYTLHENVLLNGEVQDKPLVSLEQFPLKLAYAITIHKSQGMSIDSLVCNINTIFEKSQFYVAISRSRYPEGLLIDYQYARFAEHVKRCVQVSPKVGEFYEKSEILYIEEMPSDSLFDGF from the coding sequence TTGAGCCTTTCGTTAAAACTCATTGAAATTTTACAAACACGCCATGTGTTGCTGACAGGCGGTGCGGGTGTTGGCAAGAGCTATCTTGTCGGCGAGGTCGTGACAAATCTTCGAAAAATTGGCAAACAAGTGGTCGTTTTAGGAAGCACGGGCGTGAGTGCGGTGAATGTCAATGGTCAAACGGTGCACAGCTTTTTTGCTTTTGGCATTTGTGCTCATTTGGATGAGCTGATGCGCCATGACCGTTATGCCAAAGCGAGGCTTTCTGAGATTAAAAAAGTGCTTGCACGGTGTGATTTGCTGGTGATTGATGAGATTAGCATGGTTTCAGCGGATTTACTCGATATGATTTATTACCGCCTGCGCAACAATGGTTTTGAGGGCAGTATCCTTTTTGTGGGTGATTTTTTTCAACTTCCACCTGTTTCCAAAGGCAAAGAGGGCTCTTTACTCGGCGGTCTTGAGTATGCGTTTGAGAGCAGTGCATGGAGTGCGTTTAATCCTAGGGTTGTAGAGCTGACCAAAACAAAACGAACGCAAGATGAGCGTTTTTTTGAGCATTTGCGTTTGATTCGAAAAGGGACATTAACGCCAGAGACACTCTCCTATTTGGAAGCTTTGCGTGGCAATGTGAATGTTTGGGAGGCGGAGCCTACGGTTTTATTTGGTAGAAATAAAGAGGCGGAGCTTTTGAACATTCAAAAATTAGCGCAAATCAAGAGTGAACCCATCCTCCTTAAAGCCAAAGAAAAAGTGCACGAAAAATCTTTACATGTAAATAAAATCGAAGGGTGGAAAAATGCCCTTCCTGTACCTGCGGATTTAACCCTTAAAGTGGGAGCAAAAGTGCTTTTTTGTACGAATAAATGGGGCAAATACTATAACGGTGAGCGGGGCATTGTGCATGCCATTGATGAAAAAGAGGTGGTGGTTGAAAAAGAGGGTGATTTGGTAAGAGTGGAGCGTCAAGAGTACACTCTGCATGAAAACGTGCTTTTAAATGGCGAAGTGCAGGATAAACCCTTAGTTTCCCTTGAGCAGTTTCCTCTCAAACTAGCCTACGCTATTACGATTCATAAATCTCAGGGCATGAGCATCGACTCACTCGTATGTAACATCAACACCATTTTTGAAAAGAGCCAATTTTACGTGGCTATTTCACGATCACGCTACCCTGAGGGGCTTTTAATTGACTACCAATACGCGCGTTTTGCTGAGCATGTCAAGCGGTGTGTTCAGGTCTCGCCAAAAGTAGGAGAGTTTTACGAAAAATCGGAGATTTTATACATAGAAGAGATGCCTAGCGATTCACTTTTTGATGGCTTTTGA
- a CDS encoding NlpC/P60 family N-terminal domain-containing protein, whose protein sequence is MQYRMLFLFTCNLLLLSGCAMKEQTQTPSALSGDSQAILLYPQRVDALTQNIAPHTIAQEDFTYRYYKPWFKTHLTHKKEDASWANKSYGIKGRYYGENLQLIGDEEIDTLIKSTNFEAYGSVNAYAMMTQNEQMRSLPTHKPFFKKTTLPGEGYPFDYLQTSQIHIAEPIFVSHYSRDGAWAYVESSFAAGWVPSHSFVWLEAMERTAILQAPKVAIIHDNVPLYNAQQHFVTYAKVGALFPIEGEDENFYHAFIYTKDVTDRAYKMTLFVPKSFAKPVPIAFSKENVEQLSSTLLGEKYGWGGYLQNRDCSAMTRDFLAPFGVWIPRNSAAQKSFGEYISLKDLSPKEKEAMILKNGIAFLSLIYLKGHIMLYAGEFEGKPLVMHNVWGVRTLENGKEGRNIIGKAVITDLYVGANQPNVPEAGLLINRVEGITKPTKTTSHNLVYKYPSVKNIKDNSVYFMDGSSLAYDDKKEKSFNELLENADIEDMFTGKYPAFAPIAPPALNDDPGRFRNDAFLKKLYGESKKEIEKNLTDVVWLQSHGGKKLKFNQNENASAQLQKISDELDRLPEKYMKYLINPAGTYYYRKIAGTNRLSAHSYGIAIDLETRYSRYWQWDKTYAFQNEFPKEIIDIFEKHGFIWGGRWYHYDTMHFEYRPELFESID, encoded by the coding sequence GTGCAATACCGCATGCTATTTCTTTTTACATGTAACCTTCTTTTGCTTAGTGGTTGTGCCATGAAAGAGCAGACGCAAACACCCTCTGCACTCAGTGGGGATTCCCAAGCGATACTTCTTTATCCGCAACGGGTAGATGCATTAACGCAAAACATTGCACCACACACTATTGCGCAGGAAGATTTCACCTACCGTTACTATAAACCGTGGTTTAAAACGCATTTAACACATAAAAAAGAAGACGCCTCATGGGCGAATAAATCCTATGGCATTAAAGGGCGTTACTATGGTGAAAATTTACAGCTGATCGGCGATGAAGAGATAGACACGCTCATTAAAAGTACCAATTTTGAAGCGTATGGCAGTGTCAATGCTTATGCTATGATGACGCAAAACGAGCAAATGCGCTCCCTCCCAACTCACAAACCTTTTTTTAAAAAAACCACCCTTCCAGGAGAGGGGTATCCGTTTGATTATTTGCAAACCTCGCAAATTCACATTGCAGAACCCATTTTTGTATCACACTACTCACGAGATGGAGCGTGGGCGTATGTGGAGAGCTCTTTTGCGGCGGGGTGGGTTCCTAGTCACAGTTTTGTTTGGCTAGAGGCAATGGAGCGTACAGCCATCCTTCAAGCACCCAAAGTGGCTATCATCCACGATAATGTGCCTCTTTATAACGCCCAACAACACTTTGTCACTTACGCTAAAGTAGGCGCACTTTTTCCTATTGAAGGGGAAGATGAGAACTTTTACCATGCCTTCATTTACACCAAAGATGTTACGGATAGAGCGTATAAAATGACTCTTTTTGTTCCAAAAAGTTTTGCCAAACCTGTACCTATTGCTTTTTCAAAAGAGAATGTAGAACAACTCTCTTCAACCCTATTAGGCGAAAAATATGGTTGGGGTGGATACTTGCAAAATCGTGATTGCTCTGCCATGACCCGTGATTTTCTAGCCCCTTTTGGGGTGTGGATACCCAGAAATTCAGCCGCTCAGAAGAGTTTTGGAGAGTATATCTCCCTGAAAGATTTGTCACCAAAGGAAAAAGAAGCCATGATCTTAAAAAACGGTATAGCCTTTTTAAGTCTTATCTACCTCAAAGGTCACATTATGCTCTACGCAGGTGAATTTGAAGGTAAACCTCTTGTCATGCACAATGTTTGGGGTGTTCGTACCCTAGAAAATGGAAAAGAGGGAAGAAATATCATCGGCAAAGCCGTCATTACCGACCTTTATGTGGGGGCGAATCAGCCCAATGTGCCAGAAGCGGGACTGCTTATCAACCGTGTAGAGGGTATCACTAAACCTACAAAAACCACAAGCCATAACCTCGTGTACAAATACCCTAGTGTTAAAAATATTAAAGACAACAGCGTCTATTTTATGGATGGAAGTAGCCTTGCGTATGATGATAAAAAAGAAAAAAGCTTTAATGAATTGCTTGAAAATGCGGACATTGAAGATATGTTTACTGGGAAGTATCCCGCTTTTGCACCTATCGCACCCCCAGCCCTCAATGACGACCCAGGTCGCTTTCGCAATGATGCGTTTTTGAAAAAACTTTATGGCGAGAGTAAAAAAGAGATAGAAAAAAACTTAACCGACGTGGTATGGCTACAGAGTCACGGTGGGAAAAAACTCAAATTTAACCAAAATGAAAACGCAAGTGCGCAACTGCAAAAAATCTCCGACGAACTTGACCGCTTACCTGAAAAATATATGAAATACCTGATAAATCCAGCAGGGACTTACTACTACCGAAAAATTGCAGGTACAAATCGTCTTAGCGCACACAGCTACGGCATCGCTATTGATTTAGAAACACGCTATTCACGTTACTGGCAATGGGATAAAACCTACGCCTTTCAGAACGAATTTCCCAAAGAGATTATTGATATTTTTGAAAAACATGGCTTTATTTGGGGTGGTAGATGGTACCACTACGACACCATGCACTTTGAGTATCGACCTGAGTTGTTTGAGAGTATAGACTAA
- a CDS encoding DUF1737 domain-containing protein — MQYKLITGVDDSKFCARITKFLNDGWKLHGNPSVTFNGQSVIAAQAIVKEDDKDIKACGFTK; from the coding sequence ATGCAGTACAAACTTATCACAGGTGTTGATGATTCAAAATTTTGTGCGAGGATTACGAAGTTTTTAAATGATGGTTGGAAATTACACGGAAACCCATCGGTGACGTTTAATGGGCAGAGCGTGATCGCAGCGCAAGCGATTGTCAAAGAAGATGACAAAGACATTAAGGCGTGTGGGTTTACGAAATAG
- a CDS encoding virulence RhuM family protein encodes MEKQNVVLYTDDLGHVSLEVTLEHETLWLNQAQIAELFGTKQPAISKHLSNIFKSGELDKNSVHSILEYTANDGKTYETSFYNLDAVLSVGYRVNSKNATQFRIWASKILKEYLIKGYAINHQRINAQSLSELTATMELVRKSIETKELSSNEAKGLLDIINNYAKTWALLQGYDSNALHALQGKWRTKDKR; translated from the coding sequence ATGGAAAAGCAAAATGTCGTTCTATACACTGACGATTTGGGGCACGTGAGTTTAGAAGTTACTTTGGAGCATGAGACTCTTTGGCTCAATCAAGCTCAGATAGCTGAACTATTTGGCACAAAGCAACCAGCTATATCAAAGCATTTAAGCAATATCTTTAAATCAGGAGAATTGGATAAAAATTCAGTTCATTCCATTTTGGAATATACTGCCAACGATGGGAAAACATACGAAACATCGTTTTATAATTTAGACGCTGTGCTCTCTGTTGGATATAGGGTTAATTCTAAAAATGCAACGCAGTTTCGCATTTGGGCAAGTAAAATCCTCAAAGAGTATCTCATCAAAGGTTATGCCATCAACCACCAACGCATCAACGCTCAAAGCCTGAGTGAACTCACCGCCACGATGGAGTTAGTGCGAAAAAGCATCGAAACAAAAGAGCTGAGTAGCAACGAAGCCAAAGGCTTGCTTGACATCATCAACAACTACGCCAAAACATGGGCATTGCTTCAAGGCTACGACTCAAATGCACTTCATGCGCTACAAGGCAAATGGAGAACCAAAGATAAACGATAA
- a CDS encoding NnrS family protein codes for MIFTTHISSTTPFQNLKAHPHRIFFFAGIVQSILFIALLGLNYGGLLHVEIALKLYHAYTLIFIVFTQFFAGFLLTTFPRYLSMPPVSQKEYLPIVWLINGSAFLFLGLSFVSEIALLAPIGIILIGYLKLFLLLLDMQTKSRVTHKKDTTWMLVGFASGVAGQLLFMMDIFLPLYAAALGVSFYLYTFFIVMSVSQKMMPFFASNAVLGYTIHKSPHFLSVLFLGLLSKVFLETLEFNAFVADAFLFGVITYELIKWDLPFSKAPAILWVLFLSIWWVPVGFGLFVIQDFSALLGAPIYVEKSPLHTLALGYFTTVLIGFGTRVILGHSGRIPKADTYAIFLFGLIQVMTLLRIMAGLFPAYGYFHAILSVAGLWLIIFGLWAKRYIAILFEK; via the coding sequence ATGATTTTTACAACACATATTTCGTCAACAACACCCTTCCAGAACCTAAAAGCACACCCCCATCGCATCTTCTTTTTTGCGGGGATTGTTCAAAGTATTCTCTTTATTGCTCTTTTAGGGCTTAACTATGGAGGGCTGTTACATGTAGAAATAGCACTAAAGCTTTACCATGCGTACACACTCATTTTTATCGTCTTTACACAGTTCTTTGCAGGGTTTTTACTGACAACATTTCCACGCTATCTCTCCATGCCTCCAGTTTCTCAAAAAGAGTATTTGCCTATCGTTTGGCTTATCAATGGTAGTGCTTTTCTCTTTCTAGGACTATCCTTTGTCTCAGAAATCGCTCTACTAGCGCCTATTGGTATCATTCTTATAGGCTATCTTAAACTCTTTTTGTTACTGCTTGATATGCAAACCAAAAGTCGTGTGACTCATAAAAAAGATACGACATGGATGTTGGTTGGTTTTGCTTCTGGCGTTGCAGGACAACTGTTGTTTATGATGGATATTTTTTTGCCTTTGTATGCGGCTGCTTTAGGGGTAAGTTTTTATCTTTATACCTTTTTTATTGTTATGAGTGTTTCACAAAAAATGATGCCTTTTTTTGCTTCAAATGCTGTTTTAGGCTATACCATTCACAAAAGCCCTCATTTTTTGAGTGTCTTATTTTTAGGACTGCTCAGCAAAGTTTTTCTTGAAACCTTAGAGTTCAATGCGTTTGTTGCAGATGCGTTTTTATTTGGAGTAATTACGTACGAGCTTATAAAATGGGACTTGCCATTTTCAAAAGCTCCTGCGATTTTATGGGTTTTATTTCTCTCGATTTGGTGGGTGCCTGTGGGATTTGGGCTGTTTGTCATTCAAGACTTTAGTGCTCTTTTAGGAGCGCCCATTTACGTAGAAAAATCTCCTCTACACACACTGGCTCTTGGCTATTTTACAACCGTTCTCATAGGCTTTGGGACACGAGTCATTTTAGGACATTCAGGGCGTATCCCCAAAGCGGATACCTATGCGATTTTCCTTTTCGGGCTGATTCAAGTCATGACGCTTCTTAGAATTATGGCGGGACTCTTCCCTGCGTATGGTTATTTTCACGCCATTTTAAGTGTTGCGGGATTATGGTTGATTATTTTTGGATTGTGGGCAAAACGGTATATTGCTATTTTATTCGAGAAATAA
- a CDS encoding DNA recombination protein RmuC: MPQEMVIIAVLVLFLGMMVAFGFWMKALLDGKEQALRDMYVKFEQLSAENLRLNMHNAKLNAEIEAQKEGNARLKVDLDEQGKKLELKLNAIMETHLEHKLQKLDTASTKSLETLLKPFKENLDTFKKSVETSQESSIKKFAELSKEIELVARAGMNISKEAENLTKALKGKKQAQGSWGEMILESVLEYSGLIKGVHYETQESYKDEEGRTKRPDVVIKLPQERTIIIDSKVSLNSYDELIRAQSDEEKSIASKALSLAFREHIDTLDSKDYAHYKQGTLQYVFMFVPIEGAFSVAIHEDPKLYEYALRKHIAIVNPSTLTVSLRTIYLYWQSEQSSTLASKLFEEAGKMYDKMVGFAESFKKVGTQLQTLNNSYESAHKQLSEGSGNILGRVENLKRLGAKATKNLKDAKIEYQDFSTDMELIEEK; the protein is encoded by the coding sequence ATGCCACAAGAGATGGTAATCATAGCTGTTTTAGTCCTATTTCTAGGAATGATGGTGGCTTTTGGCTTTTGGATGAAAGCGTTGTTAGATGGAAAAGAACAGGCTTTGCGTGACATGTACGTAAAATTTGAACAGTTGAGTGCGGAAAATTTACGTTTAAACATGCATAACGCCAAACTAAACGCTGAGATAGAAGCACAAAAAGAGGGCAATGCCAGACTTAAAGTTGATTTGGATGAGCAAGGTAAAAAGCTAGAGTTAAAGCTCAATGCTATTATGGAAACGCACCTAGAACACAAACTCCAAAAACTCGATACTGCCTCCACAAAATCGCTTGAAACGCTTCTAAAACCGTTTAAAGAAAATCTCGATACCTTTAAAAAAAGTGTAGAAACCTCCCAAGAATCGAGCATCAAAAAATTTGCAGAACTCTCCAAAGAGATAGAACTGGTCGCAAGGGCTGGGATGAATATCTCCAAAGAAGCGGAAAACCTCACCAAAGCCTTAAAAGGCAAAAAACAAGCGCAAGGCAGTTGGGGTGAGATGATATTGGAGAGTGTTTTGGAGTACTCAGGACTTATCAAAGGGGTGCATTACGAGACACAAGAGAGTTACAAAGATGAAGAAGGGCGCACCAAACGCCCCGATGTGGTGATTAAGCTCCCTCAAGAGCGCACCATTATTATCGACTCAAAAGTCTCATTGAACAGTTACGATGAGCTGATTCGAGCGCAAAGTGATGAAGAGAAAAGCATCGCTTCTAAAGCACTCTCTTTGGCGTTTCGTGAACACATTGACACGCTTGATAGCAAAGACTATGCGCATTATAAACAAGGAACGCTTCAATACGTTTTTATGTTTGTGCCCATTGAGGGAGCCTTTTCTGTGGCAATTCATGAAGACCCAAAACTCTACGAATATGCCTTGCGTAAACACATCGCCATCGTCAATCCTTCAACGCTGACCGTTTCACTTCGTACGATTTATCTCTACTGGCAAAGCGAACAATCCAGCACTCTAGCTTCAAAGCTTTTTGAAGAAGCAGGGAAGATGTACGACAAAATGGTCGGCTTTGCGGAGAGTTTTAAAAAAGTGGGAACACAGCTTCAAACCCTCAATAATAGCTATGAGAGTGCACACAAACAGCTCAGTGAAGGTTCTGGCAATATCTTAGGACGTGTGGAGAACTTAAAGCGTTTGGGTGCAAAAGCAACCAAAAATCTTAAAGATGCGAAGATAGAGTATCAAGATTTTTCAACCGATATGGAGCTGATTGAAGAGAAATAA
- the rsmH gene encoding 16S rRNA (cytosine(1402)-N(4))-methyltransferase RsmH yields MNIPHIPVLLEEVKAAFSNISDGVIIDCTLGYGGHSEALLEQNPHIRLIGCDQDEEALAFSKKRLERFGERVMFHHGNFASVIAQYAHLPIRGILADIGVSSLQLDKKERGFAFDSEVLDMRMNPHQSLSAYEVVNHYTKEQLEFIFREYGEIHAYQKMAQLMCEARLKAPIQSAKELSFLAQKIPGKKSIHPATLLFQAIRIEVNNELGVLTQLLESIQNAGFTQCIVGIISFHSLEDRIVKQTFKFWSQNCICPPHVMRCMCGNNHALGKIISKKPIEASPLELKKNPRSRSARLRVFKIEG; encoded by the coding sequence GTGAACATTCCCCATATTCCCGTACTTTTAGAAGAGGTTAAAGCGGCTTTTTCTAATATCTCTGATGGCGTTATTATTGATTGTACGCTTGGATATGGCGGGCATAGTGAAGCACTTTTAGAACAAAATCCACATATACGGCTAATTGGGTGCGATCAAGATGAAGAGGCATTAGCGTTTAGCAAAAAGCGTTTGGAGCGTTTTGGTGAGCGTGTTATGTTTCATCATGGAAATTTTGCCTCTGTTATTGCTCAGTACGCACATTTACCGATTCGTGGTATCTTAGCGGATATTGGGGTTTCTTCTTTGCAACTCGATAAAAAAGAGCGTGGATTTGCTTTTGATTCAGAGGTGCTTGATATGCGGATGAATCCCCATCAATCACTGAGCGCTTATGAAGTGGTTAATCACTACACAAAAGAACAACTTGAGTTTATTTTTAGGGAATATGGCGAAATTCATGCGTATCAAAAGATGGCGCAACTGATGTGTGAGGCACGCCTCAAAGCGCCTATACAAAGTGCTAAAGAGCTCTCTTTTCTTGCTCAAAAAATACCAGGTAAAAAGAGTATTCACCCCGCAACACTTCTTTTTCAAGCGATTCGTATCGAGGTCAATAACGAATTGGGTGTGTTAACACAGCTCTTAGAGAGCATTCAAAACGCTGGTTTTACGCAGTGTATCGTAGGGATTATTTCGTTTCATTCCTTAGAAGATCGTATTGTGAAACAGACCTTTAAATTTTGGAGTCAAAACTGTATCTGCCCGCCACACGTCATGCGTTGCATGTGTGGTAATAACCATGCGTTAGGAAAAATTATCAGTAAAAAGCCCATAGAAGCTTCACCTTTAGAGCTTAAAAAAAATCCACGAAGTAGAAGTGCAAGGCTTCGTGTGTTTAAGATAGAAGGGTAA
- a CDS encoding adenosylmethionine--8-amino-7-oxononanoate transaminase, producing MKKDCLIEEDLKYIWHPCTQMKDHETLPLVPIKKGEGVYLYDFEDNAYIDGVSSWWVNLFGHCHPYINQKVKEQIDTLEHVIFAGFTHEPIIQLSQRLCALAPKGLQKCFYADNGSSAIEVALKMSFQYHKNRGEKRPFFVSLSNSYHGETIGALAIGDVKLYKEIFEDILLQTLQAPVPKDQSEEAAREAALGLEKVFQAYEGKVAAFIIEPLVQCAGGMHMYHPLYITLARKLCDSYDIHLIADEIAVGFGRTGKMFACEYAGVSPDFMTLSKGLTGGYLPLSVVLTTQKVYEAFYGDYVEFKAFLHSHSYTGNPLACSAANATLDIFEQESILEKNEEKIAFIAEQLERFKALPNVQTIRQTGMIAAVELKEYPIDFRVNLKIFEYAMKKGVILRPLGNIVYFMPPYVITCKEIERMMDVAYEAIVSVNDL from the coding sequence ATGAAAAAAGATTGTTTAATTGAAGAAGATTTGAAATATATTTGGCATCCATGCACCCAAATGAAAGACCACGAGACGCTTCCTCTTGTTCCCATCAAAAAAGGAGAAGGCGTTTATCTGTATGATTTTGAAGATAACGCTTATATTGATGGTGTTAGTTCATGGTGGGTTAATCTTTTTGGGCATTGTCATCCCTATATCAATCAAAAAGTAAAAGAGCAGATTGATACGCTTGAACATGTGATATTTGCAGGTTTTACGCATGAACCTATCATTCAACTTTCACAACGTTTGTGTGCGCTTGCTCCAAAAGGATTGCAAAAGTGTTTTTATGCGGATAATGGCTCTAGTGCGATTGAAGTGGCACTTAAAATGAGCTTTCAATACCATAAAAATAGAGGCGAAAAACGTCCTTTTTTTGTCTCCCTCTCTAATAGCTATCATGGCGAGACCATAGGCGCTTTAGCCATAGGCGATGTCAAACTCTATAAAGAGATTTTTGAAGATATTTTACTCCAAACCCTACAAGCCCCCGTTCCAAAAGATCAAAGTGAAGAGGCCGCTCGTGAGGCAGCGCTGGGGCTTGAAAAAGTGTTTCAGGCGTATGAAGGAAAAGTTGCTGCGTTTATTATTGAACCCTTGGTGCAGTGTGCGGGGGGAATGCATATGTATCATCCACTCTACATCACACTTGCTCGCAAACTGTGTGATAGCTATGACATTCACCTCATTGCCGATGAAATCGCTGTTGGCTTTGGGAGAACAGGGAAAATGTTTGCGTGTGAGTATGCAGGTGTTAGTCCTGATTTTATGACACTCTCTAAAGGGCTAACGGGAGGTTATCTTCCTCTCTCAGTAGTCTTAACCACGCAAAAGGTTTATGAGGCTTTTTATGGTGATTATGTAGAATTTAAGGCTTTTTTGCACTCCCATAGCTATACAGGAAATCCTTTAGCGTGCAGTGCGGCCAATGCAACGTTAGATATTTTTGAGCAAGAGTCTATTTTAGAAAAAAATGAGGAAAAAATAGCGTTTATTGCTGAGCAATTAGAGCGTTTTAAAGCACTTCCTAACGTACAAACTATTCGTCAAACAGGCATGATAGCAGCGGTTGAACTTAAAGAATACCCCATTGATTTTCGGGTCAATCTCAAAATCTTTGAGTATGCCATGAAAAAGGGAGTCATCCTTAGACCTTTGGGAAATATTGTCTATTTTATGCCCCCTTATGTTATTACATGTAAAGAGATTGAGCGGATGATGGATGTGGCGTATGAGGCGATTGTAAGTGTTAATGATTTATAA
- a CDS encoding peptidylprolyl isomerase: protein MITWMQRHKKYLVVTIWISTIAFVGAGFVGWGAYDLNQDRAASVAKVGNRTISVQEFQSAYASHYNFYNNLLQGQLTQEQAEQMGLDKIVMSSLINQTLLLNYADELGLLVSKEETMERLKNNPNFQENGVFNKELYYTILKSNRIKPNDYEHELAKEILHTKLENIFKLPASDKEIEMFASAFFMEDRLAIETISLNANEVSADEEAIKAYWEKNKANYLTQKSYTLELLNLPPSKTPFDDKTLEAFYAEEKHNYQHADGKLMLFEEAKEKLAIDLRLKNDKKSALESFLAFKKGEINATETKVVYDTDSLFPMDKIQIAAKDEVLKPVIINNQYVVIRVKEIKFPEPMSYEMAKKEASNDLLKTLKEEALEKKAHAKVEQFKGNDIGFVSRDSVKSIAGLNEAKSAEFLSHVFDNTAKKGYKIIDDKAIVYEILEQKLLNSDKIKQHVSLISDNVSQMKQKELNQNLIKKLAATYKVEQYYKGK, encoded by the coding sequence ATGATTACGTGGATGCAACGTCACAAAAAATACCTAGTGGTCACCATCTGGATTAGTACAATAGCGTTTGTCGGTGCTGGTTTTGTTGGATGGGGGGCTTATGATTTAAATCAAGACAGAGCAGCATCCGTTGCAAAAGTAGGAAATAGAACAATCTCCGTTCAAGAATTTCAATCCGCTTACGCAAGTCACTACAATTTTTACAACAACCTTCTTCAAGGACAACTCACCCAAGAACAAGCAGAACAAATGGGTTTAGATAAAATTGTGATGAGTAGCTTAATCAATCAAACACTTCTGCTAAACTACGCAGATGAATTAGGGTTATTGGTGAGTAAAGAAGAGACAATGGAACGTCTTAAAAACAATCCAAACTTCCAAGAAAATGGTGTTTTCAACAAAGAACTCTACTATACTATTTTGAAATCAAACCGCATTAAACCCAATGATTATGAGCATGAACTTGCCAAAGAAATCTTACATACCAAACTAGAAAATATTTTCAAACTTCCCGCTTCTGATAAAGAGATTGAGATGTTTGCTTCAGCCTTTTTTATGGAAGATCGTCTTGCGATTGAGACTATTAGCCTAAATGCCAATGAAGTCAGCGCAGACGAAGAGGCAATCAAAGCCTATTGGGAAAAAAATAAAGCAAACTACTTAACGCAAAAAAGTTATACCCTTGAACTGCTTAACTTGCCTCCTTCAAAAACCCCTTTTGATGACAAGACATTGGAAGCCTTTTATGCTGAAGAAAAACACAATTACCAACATGCCGATGGAAAATTGATGCTTTTTGAAGAGGCGAAAGAGAAACTTGCCATTGATTTACGTCTTAAAAACGATAAAAAAAGTGCATTGGAGAGTTTTTTAGCCTTTAAAAAAGGCGAAATAAATGCCACTGAAACAAAAGTTGTGTATGATACAGACAGCCTCTTCCCAATGGATAAAATCCAAATTGCAGCCAAAGATGAAGTCTTAAAACCTGTCATTATCAATAACCAATATGTTGTTATCCGTGTTAAAGAGATCAAATTTCCTGAACCGATGTCTTACGAAATGGCAAAAAAAGAGGCTTCAAATGACCTCTTAAAAACACTTAAAGAAGAAGCTTTAGAGAAAAAAGCACACGCAAAAGTAGAACAATTTAAAGGTAACGATATTGGTTTTGTTAGCAGAGATTCTGTCAAATCAATCGCTGGACTCAATGAAGCGAAAAGCGCAGAGTTTTTAAGTCACGTTTTTGATAACACAGCCAAAAAAGGTTATAAAATTATTGATGACAAAGCCATTGTTTACGAGATTTTGGAACAAAAGTTGCTTAACTCTGATAAAATCAAACAACATGTTAGTTTGATTAGTGATAATGTTTCACAAATGAAACAAAAAGAGTTAAACCAAAATCTTATTAAGAAACTCGCTGCGACTTATAAAGTCGAGCAATATTACAAAGGAAAATAG